Genomic DNA from Hyperolius riggenbachi isolate aHypRig1 chromosome 10, aHypRig1.pri, whole genome shotgun sequence:
AGTAACATTGCCCACCTCATGGCAATCTTTATAGCCTATATTGAAAATAGTAACCCTTGTTGCACAGATACTGTGACGAGCGTTACCGAAGCAACGCACATAAACAGTGTACCGTGCATTAGGAAGTAGCATAGCGCAAGCTAGGCCACTTCCGTATCAAACTGTGTAtgcacattgctatggtaactaGTGATGCCTAAgcactcgaattcgtgatttagatgaggcttaattgcctcaggtgtgcaggggggaaacAAGGGCTTATTgtttcaaataaaaataaaaataggagactcaGTTCTGTTACTTACGTTTTATTTACCATTGGTACTACACGTACATATGTTTTTTTCACTAACCAATCAGTAACCAATTATGCTTCACACCACCTCAGTAGCCCTACCCTTAATCAACTCATCCAATATTAATTATCCAATGAATCAGatgataaaataatataatttctTTGTTATCTACCTGCCTTGATATCCAGGGAGCTCTCCTCCTCTTTGACTGTCATGACATACAGCTCTTCTTCTTGCTCTTTAACTGTCACCATCAAGTCACCCTCTCCCATAGACTGCTGTTCAACCTTCACATACATATCTTCATCTTCCTCTTTAATATCAACTTTTACATCAGCCAGTTCTTTACCCTTCATGCATAAAAGCAGGGAAGAATAATAATTCAAGTTGTTAACAATGTTTAGCTATGACTACATAGAACAGTTTGAAGTTCGATCTGAGCTCTTGACCATCTACCTGATAATGGCGGGAGATGGTGACCTCTTtctgtggacaatcctgggaattaagaggacctgtacatctctctggtgggtttctgttactggatccatctgaagGAAATACACACACTGACGGAATACATTGACTTTACATGAATatcaggtgattggggggggggggggggatcccttcATACTGCTCTCTCCTTTACAAGAAATAAGTCTGCTCTTACCTGGTGATGGGAGGGGCAGCTGACTTTCCATCATGGTGTCAGAAATCCTTGAGTCCTTTCAAAATTCTACCACTGCTCAGTAGCTGAAGGATTTTGTAGGTGACATCTATTCAACAGTAATGTGTCAGATCTTTATAAAAGCATAAATAGTAGCAAGTAACAGAGATAAGGCACTAGAATGCAAGCTCCTGTGTTGCAGAGACTGATcgcaatggatcagtgatctctgtacagcgctgtggaatatgtcagagctacataaacgtataataatagtgtgtgactgtggtgaggacatcagAGATTAAACTCCTATGGTGCAGAGACTGGTGGGAAggaatcagtgatctctgtacagtgctgcagaatatgtcagaactatatacatgtataataataatagtgtgtgactgtggtgagggcatTAGATTGTAAgggcccccttttgtgtcttggaaatcattctacattttattcatcatgttacttttatcactgtccttaccaattctgtattttgtattctgtatcgtTTTTGTctttaattatgtatcttgtatattggtgtacaccattgtctatattattatgtaccccatgttcgtttcttactttgtacagcgctacagaatatgttggcgctttataaatcaatattaataataataattagagtgCAAGCTCctatggtgcagagactgatgggaaagcatcagtgatctctgtacagtgttgTGGAATATGTCAGGGACATAccgtataaatgtataataataataatagcatgtGACTGTGGTGGGGACATTAAAGTGTAAGCTTCTGTGGTGTAGAGTTGATGGGAATATATCAGTgatctttgtacagcgctgtggaatatgtcagagatatttaaatgaataataatatgtAGCTGTGGGGAAGACATAAGTGTAAGCTCCTGTGGCGCAGATACTGATAGGAATGGATTAGTGATATCTGTATATACACAGTAACATCTGCtgatgggggagggggcacagccACAGATGAATTACTGGATGTACTGTAAATATCAAATAATCTCTTATTACCTCCTCTGCTGCCAGTTTCAGAAATGTCTCCTCTTTACTTCCTGCCTCTTGGCCCCACCCCTTCTTGTTTGTAGCGTAGCCACAGTCTCAGTGCCTATACCTTACATTGTAGAATGTCACTACCCAGTGGACAGTTCAGAAACTGTGGTGTCTCACGTTTTACTCAGTAAAGAACACTGAAAATAGCCCAACTATAGGAAGTAAATGTATTTGAAATGTGGATAGTATGGAGACGGGTTAGAACATAATATCTGAACAGATGTCAGAACAGTTTGTTTTGGAAAATCCCTCTCATTTGTTGTCCTTATGGGCAATGAGGAAATAATACATTCATTACGGACAATAAAAGCCAAAACATCCTGGTCTCCCTTGTCCTGTATCCTTCCCCAGTCATTTCATCCTCTCCCTCCACCCTTGTGCTGTGCCAGGTCCTCCTGTGCCTTTATTTCCTGTACCCCAAATAATCTCACTCCACCCTTCTGCCCAGCCCTGTCCCCCCAATCATCTCCGGCCATCCTTCTGCTCTGCCCAGTcctctccctttcctccctgTACCCCCATTCCTCTCCCTCCATCCTTCAACTCTGCCCAGCCCTTTCCCTTTCCTCCCTGTATCCCCATTCCTATCCCTCCACCATTCAGCTCTGCCAAGCcctctccctttcctccctgTATCCCCATTCCTCTCCCTCCACCATTCAGCTCTGCCCAGCCCTTTCCCTTTCCTCCCTGTATACCCATTCCTCTCCCTCCACCATTCAGCTCTGGCCAGCcctctccctttcctccctgTACCCCCATTACTCTCCCTCCACCATTCAGCTCTGCCCAGCCCTCTCCCTCCATCCTTCAACTCTGCCCAGCCCTCTCCCTCCATCCTTCAACTCTGCCCAGCCCTTTCCCTTTCCTACCTGTATCCCCATTGCTCTCCCTCCACCATTCAGCTCTGCCCAGTCCTCTGCCTTTCCTCCCTGTATACCCATTGCTCTCCCTCCACCCTTCTGCCTGCTCAGCCCTTTCCTACCTGTAACCCCATTCCTCTCTCTCCACCATTCAGCTCTGCCAAGCCCTCCGCCTTTCCTCCCTGTATCCACATTCCTCTCCCTTCACCCTTCTGCCTGCCCAGCcctctccctttcctccctgTATCCCCATTCCTCTTCCTTCACCATTCAACTCTGCCCAGCCCTCTCCCTCCACCCTTCAACTCTGCCCAGCCCTTTCCCCCCTGTATCCCCATTCCTCTCCCTCCACCATTCAGCTCTGCCCAGCCCTCTCCCTCCATCCTTCAACTCTGCCCAGCCCTCCGCCTTTCCTCCCTGTATCCTCATTCCTCTCTCTCCACCATTCAGCTCTGCCCAGCcctctccctttcctccctgTACCCACATTCCTCTCCCTCCACCCTTCAACTCTGCCCAGCCCTTTCCCTTTGCTCTCCCTCCACCCCTTCAGCTCTGCCAAGCcctctccctttcctccctgTATCCTCATTCCTCTCCCTCCACCATTCAGCTCTGCCCAGCcctctccctttcctccctgTACCCACATTCCTCTCCCTCCACCCTTCAACTCTGCCCAGCCCTTTCCCTTTGCTCTCCCTCCACCCCTTCAGCTCTGCCAAGCCCTCTCCCTTTCCTCCCTATATCCTCATTCCTCTCCCTccgcatacatgaaaaaaaaggggtccggaaaaaagggcgccaggtttGCCGGTAATAGAATGTCGctaaaattagcgatattctactactgaatttccatagtagaatatcggtagtatgcaccgatattttactattgctaaacttaaccctactctcacagaaccctcccttaacccccctggtggtgcctaaccctaaacctcctggtggtgcctaaccctaaccccccttggtggtgcctaaccccaaccccccctggtagtgcctaaccctaagcctccTGCTCTCTTAACccttaattacccccccccccaaggtaaaGCCACAATACTgcggcaaagcagctaattttggGCGCTGGAGCCCtaactcccctagtggtgcctaaccctaacccccctggtggtgcctaaccctaaccccccctggtggtgcctaaccctaaccccccctggtggtgcctaaccctaacccccctagtggtgcctaaccctaagcctccCGCTCTCTTAACCCTtaacattcccccctccccccccaaggtAAAGCCACAATACTGCGGCACAGCAGCTAATTTTGGGTGCCGGAAGGTACCTTCCTCGCCTTTTTGCACATAAAGGGCTTATCTCCAGCTCCACTGTCTACAAGAAGCAGATGAGGGGAATGATATGTTCATATGTGGTGATATCCTCAGGTAAGATTACTTCTTAGTGGAATGTATAAGCCCCCTATAAATAAAGGGGATTCCATGTACTCCTCTCCAAAGGTTTAGAATGAGTATAGTTATCAATACACTCAGGTGGTTGGGGGGGGCATTAAAAACTACTGTTATAAAAAATGGCAtttcctattaaaaaaaaagttcttattGAGCTGTTCATTTGTTTATTgagtcccccccccaaaaaaaaaaaattgcctcgcTCCAGCCATACTGTACTGAAGGGTGCTTTGGCATGATCATCTGTGAATCTCTCAACATGGTTTCCTACAGGCCAGTTGAGCCGTCCAATGAGAATCTCCAGCAGAAAGAAATTCAGCCCAACAGGCAGAGAGGAATCTCTGTCAGAATGTTCAAAAGCACTAGTCTCTAGCACCTaactcatagggaaattctgctaacgtgattgggtggacggcaccctCTCTAACGTCTAGGCTTCAGATGGGTTGTAGTAAAGTACGCCCACACTATATTTAGACAATTACAGAGCTTCATGCTGGAGAGGATGCTGtgtttggagaactgttccctatgaggcttcctgttgggtcccctaaagtagactaacgCCTATTCAAAGATGCTATAACGGGGGTTCCCTGTAAGTTCAGTATGGTGGCAAGATATGGTGAACAGGAGCACAGGCAAAAAGCATGTATCAGTTTGTGGATTTTTATTAGTCCAGATCAATGGACCAaaatgcgtgtgtgcgtgtgtgtgtgtgtgtgtgtgtgtgtgtgtgtgtgtgtgtaggtgtgtgtgtgtgtgtgtgtgtgtgtgtgtgtcaatttATGACAGAGACAGctgtaattaaaggacaactattacaAAAATTACAACTattacaaaaatgtaaaatacatatataaatgtacatttctcccaaagtgaaatgtactataaattattttttttcagaagtcgctgtcacttacagtaggcagtaaaaatctgacagatatgtcaggttctggactagtccatttcctcatggggcaacagttttttttttttcaaaagcagtaACTAAGCAGCAGCGCTGGATGTGTGTTTAGCTGGTAatggcttaaaaaaataaataatcccAAAGCGATGCATTCTGGGAGTTGATTTTTAGACATGTGGGAGTGATAACCAGCAATTACCTTCTCTTTCTTGTTTAAGGTGCACACACACGCATGAAGACTATTGCATGTTGGGATTGGAACTCGATCATTTGGGCGACAGTTTGGGACACCGATGCTTTACAGACATGTATAGGGTAGAGCCTTGTGATGCATTCTGTAGCTATGAAGGGGGAGGTTGGATGACATCTGTGTGCATAATGGATCAGattccagtggggggggggggggtaagaagcAATTAGCAGAGATGATCCATGAGGTGACACATAGGCAAGCCTGTATCCACACAAGAGTCTCAGTAGAAATGTCTCCAACTGCCCCGATCTATGGTATATGTACAATGCTTTATACGCTATTCAGATATAAAAAGGCCACACCTTCTGCAGACAGAACAATGTGAAACATCAATCAGATACAGgacatacacatttaaaaaaaataactttattaacaGCAGCAAACACATTTACAAGTGTTTCTTGCCGTGTCACAGGTGAGCATTCTGCACAGCAGTCTATAGGAAAAGCCCAGCACCTTTCCTTACATTGCAAGCATTAAAGGCTAATATTGTTTCCCCTTGCTTACAACAATCCTAAGTGCATTCCACAGTACTACATAACATTCCATTGTTAGCCTGTAAATTGAAGGCAGGGGTGTAgaaatagaacaacagtgactaaaTAATGCAGGTGTTGAAAAGGAGAAACAAGGACTCCTGTTCTATACAGGCAATGAATTGTGAGGAAAAGCAGAAGTTTCCGATTGTCTGCACTCTGAACAGTCTGTACCCCAAAGTACTGTTGCTGTGGTTACACAGAGGTGCAATTTGAAATGACTCCCAGTTTTATAATTAATTTTCCACTCGTTAAGCTATCTGATGGTGTATTTAAATCAGTGGCTGCTGTTAGAGATAGAGCTCCTAGGACTATTTCATTACCTGTATGTTTTATAGTAAGTGATACACAATCAATGGATGAGATTTTTTATGTCCTATACTTTCTGTCAAGCTAACTATCTgcacatacataataatactcATGTGATATCCACTATGTGAAAGAAGGACTTAACATCCCACTAAGATCTTTCCTCAGCTTGAAGCACCCCCCTCACCTCTGTGAGCTTTCCGGTGTCGAAGAAGGGTTCCTTtctgagcaaaacatttcccacactctgaacacacaaAAGGGCGCTCGCCTGTGTGAATGCTCTGATGTCTACGAAGGCACCGCTTCTCAATAAACCGCTTTCCGCACTTGGTACATAAAAAAGGACGCTCGCCTGTGTGCCTTCTCTGGTGCGTAAGAAGACTGCTTTTTCGAGGGAACcatttcccgcactctgaacataTAAAACTTTGTTCGGCTGCGTGCCTTTTTAGATGTTTGAGAAGGTACCGTTTCTCACTGTAATGTttgccacactcagaacatgtaaACGGACCCGTGTGGCGTTTTCGATGTCTTAAAAGGTCTTGCTCATCGATGAAATGTTTCCCACAATCGGAGCATAAGAAGGGCCGCTCACGTATGTGAGTCCTCATGTGTATTGTGAGCCTTGCCTTCTGTCGGAAACCTTTCCCGCACTGTGTACACCTGCATGGCATCTCTCCTGTGTGGGCTCGCTGGTGTGCTTTGAGGTATAACTTACATgtaaaagatttcccacactctgaacatgtaaaAGGTCGTTTGCCTGTGTGTATGCTCTGGTGTCTAAGGAGGTTCTCTTTCAGAGCAAAAGACTTTCTGCACTCTGAACACGTAAAAGGACGTTCACCGGTGTGAATCCTTTGATGCTTTTGAAGGCTTATTTTATGCGTAaactttttcccacactctggacacttAAAGGGGTGCTCACCACTGTGAATTCTCTGGTGCTGAACAAGGACtccttttccagtgaaatgtttCTCGCACACTGGGCACTTGAATGGACGTTCACCGCTGTGACTTTTCTGGTGCGTAATGAGGATCCCTTTTTTAGTgaagcctttcccacactctggacaagtATACGGATACTCGCCGGTGTGATTTCTCTGGTGCGTAACAAGACTTTCTTTTTGGATgaagcttttcccacactctgtgcaGGTAAAAGGATgctcaccagtgtgaattctctggtgttGAAGAAGGTGTCCTTTTTGgctgaaacctttcccacactctgtacatgAAAAGGGGCGCTCCCCAGAGTGAGTTCTCTGGTGCAGAAGAAGGTGTTGTTTTCGGATGAAGCTCTTGCCACACTCTGAACACACGTGGGGCCGCTCCCCGGTGTGAATCTTCTGATGTTCACGTAGAGCTGATTTCCTCGTAAAACATTTatcacattcagcacatgaaaaCTTCTTATCACCTGCTTGTCTGTCTGAAAGTGAGTTACTGGAAGAAGATTGTTCAGAATGAGGTCTATCTGTACTATGATACTCTGGGTGGGTGTTCGGAGTGATGGTATGTGATAGATCAGAAGATTCCTCAGGCTTAGAGGGACCTGGTGATCTCTCCTCGTGGTAAAGGCTGTGATGTGTATTTCCAGTAATGGGGTTTCCTCCTGGAGAACATTGTGTGACGccattatcttctgcagcaccatCTGGAGGGGAGATAAGACGTCCCTTTGAGTTATCCCAGACATTGTGTCCATCTGCTGGGGGTAAAAAGAGGACCAGTCATACTAGCAGTAATGATAGTAATACTTCAGGCATATATATTTTCTTATTACACATCGCATATGCTGTTCTTATAGCATTTTCACAGAGCTCAAGCAGGGAAATGGGTACaaatgttaacctcttgaggactgcggtcttaaacccccctagtgaccaggcaattttttacaaaataggccactgcagctttaaggccaagcaactcagcacacaagtgattcccctccccctttctgcccaccaacagagctttctcatttggtgggctatgatcactcccaggatgtttatcttatttttttataaatatttgatttttttttccattaaataatactattttattcttatttttgTTCAGGTCCCTTCCTCCCTCCGCCTGCCTATGACAGCAGAAGGCTCCTGTCTCCTACAGGGAGACAGccgtgtgtctccagtacagcgctgccttagatcgcagcgctgtacagtgttattagagatcggtttcgccatctaacagtccctagcggtgatcgccgctgttAGCTGTGCTGTGACATTCAAGTGGGGATGCGCGCGCAGCAGCGCAAacaatcccctgcaatctccgcccctagcaatttacgccaattggcatgcagtggtcctggggctgatgtgctgttcatgccaattggcgttaaaggaatactatcgatacccaagtgttctaaaatgacagtgtgcaaataatgtccaaGTAGCAGTGTAAGCATTTTCCTACttctcatgttaaatatcagaggcaaaagctgtaatttattgagggtaggatttagctatattgggacaaatcaattgcagaaggggtgtctgcttcaatgcacagccagagttgcatatcagactacagaaagcaaatatcaaactctgaaagcaataacagtatgaaaagctgtgacaattagttacatttcctctgctctcttcagacacttcagtcagaaacacaggacacaggagctgcagctgttctctctgtcacacacagaactacacatagagttaactgatcaagtgtgaggggaatttcccctctcctcatggctcagtcagccgccagttttggcgtcagtaaactttgaaagtattttgctaacagtaaacaaagaagttgctactaaaatgtatacaccagtacttagcactatcccaaacaattcctgtgtcaattgaaaaaaatatgtgaatcgatagtattcctttaagcagtcATTAGGCAGTTAGGTTAGTGCAGTGCTGCGTTGGAGATTATTACCtcgcgctgctgtagcagcgaaACTTAATGAATCAACCTCATACTgtagaatggagatgggcctttcatatggtgtacagtatcccccaCTCATTTGTTGGCGCTATGATGTTataatatggtgtacagtatctcctcctcatttgtttgtactatgatgttatactgaggaatggagatggacctttttaTATggtgtgtacagtatctcctcctcatgtgttggtgctatgatgttatactgaggaatggagatgtgcctttcatttggtgtacagtatctcctcctcatgtgttggtactatgatgttatactgaggaatggagatgggcctttcatatggtgtacagtatctcctcctcatttgttggcgctatgatgttatactgaggaatggagatgggactttcatatggtgtacagtatctcctcctcatttgttggcactatgatgttatactgaggaatggagatggacctttcatatggtgtacagtatctcctcctcatgtgttggtgctatgatgttatactgaggaatggagatggacctttcatatggtgtacagtatctcctcctcatttgttggcgctatgatgttatactgaggaatggagatggacctttcatatggtgtacagtatctcatcctcatttgttggcactatgatgttatattgaggaatggagatgggcctttcatatgatgtacagtatcgcctgctcatgtgttggtactatgatgttatattgaggaatggagatgggtctttcatatggtgtacagtatcccctcctcatctGTTGGCAatataatgttatactgaggaatggagatgggcctttcatatggtgaacagtatctcctcctcatttgttggtactatgatgttatattgaggaatggagatgggcctttcatatgatgtacagtatcgcctgctcatgtgttggtactatgatgttatattgaggaatggagatgggcctttcatatgatgtacagtatcgcctgctcatgtgttggtactatgatgttatattgaggaatggagatgggtctttcatatggtgtacagtatcccctcctcatctGTTGGCAatataatgttatactgaggaatggagatgggcctttcatatggtgaacAGTATCTCCTCATCTGTTGGTgctgtgatgttatactgaggaatggagatgagcctttcatatgttgtacagtatctcctcctcatttgttggtactatgatgttatacagatgaatggagatggacctttcatatggtgtacaatatctccttctcatttgttggtactatgatgttatactgaggaatggagttgggcctttcatatggtgcacagtatctcctcctcatttgttggtgctatgatgttatactgaggaatggagatgggcctttcatatggtgcacagtatctcctcctcatttgttggtactatgatgttatactgaggaatggagatgggcctttcatatggtgcacagtatctcctcctcatttgttggtgctatgatgttatactgaggaatggag
This window encodes:
- the LOC137535105 gene encoding oocyte zinc finger protein XlCOF6-like isoform X3; translated protein: MKDDKPSMEEEDEMRTIKDEEERTCMRADQEATEADIMRIIKVEEETDMSCGPQPAEEEAGRMKTIKKEECPWMISAADGHNVWDNSKGRLISPPDGAAEDNGVTQCSPGGNPITGNTHHSLYHEERSPGPSKPEESSDLSHTITPNTHPEYHSTDRPHSEQSSSSNSLSDRQAGDKKFSCAECDKCFTRKSALREHQKIHTGERPHVCSECGKSFIRKQHLLLHQRTHSGERPFSCTECGKGFSQKGHLLQHQRIHTGEHPFTCTECGKSFIQKESLVTHQRNHTGEYPYTCPECGKGFTKKGILITHQKSHSGERPFKCPVCEKHFTGKGVLVQHQRIHSGEHPFKCPECGKKFTHKISLQKHQRIHTGERPFTCSECRKSFALKENLLRHQSIHTGKRPFTCSECGKSFTCKLYLKAHQRAHTGEMPCRCTQCGKGFRQKARLTIHMRTHIRERPFLCSDCGKHFIDEQDLLRHRKRHTGPFTCSECGKHYSEKRYLLKHLKRHAAEQSFICSECGKWFPRKSSLLTHQRRHTGERPFLCTKCGKRFIEKRCLRRHQSIHTGERPFVCSECGKCFAQKGTLLRHRKAHRGEGGASS
- the LOC137535105 gene encoding oocyte zinc finger protein XlCOF6-like isoform X1; translated protein: MMENQPPLTSPDGSSNRNPPEGRTGPLHSTQEDTTTTSHHDQAEELTDMKIVVKEEGEAYMKDDKPSMEEEDEMRTIKDEEERTCMRADQEATEADIMRIIKVEEETDMSCGPQPAEEEAGRMKTIKKEECPWMISAADGHNVWDNSKGRLISPPDGAAEDNGVTQCSPGGNPITGNTHHSLYHEERSPGPSKPEESSDLSHTITPNTHPEYHSTDRPHSEQSSSSNSLSDRQAGDKKFSCAECDKCFTRKSALREHQKIHTGERPHVCSECGKSFIRKQHLLLHQRTHSGERPFSCTECGKGFSQKGHLLQHQRIHTGEHPFTCTECGKSFIQKESLVTHQRNHTGEYPYTCPECGKGFTKKGILITHQKSHSGERPFKCPVCEKHFTGKGVLVQHQRIHSGEHPFKCPECGKKFTHKISLQKHQRIHTGERPFTCSECRKSFALKENLLRHQSIHTGKRPFTCSECGKSFTCKLYLKAHQRAHTGEMPCRCTQCGKGFRQKARLTIHMRTHIRERPFLCSDCGKHFIDEQDLLRHRKRHTGPFTCSECGKHYSEKRYLLKHLKRHAAEQSFICSECGKWFPRKSSLLTHQRRHTGERPFLCTKCGKRFIEKRCLRRHQSIHTGERPFVCSECGKCFAQKGTLLRHRKAHRGEGGASS
- the LOC137535105 gene encoding oocyte zinc finger protein XlCOF6-like isoform X2 → MMENQPPLTSPDGSSNRNPPEGRTGPLHSTQEDTTTTSHHDQAEELTDMKIVVKEEGEAYMKDDKPSMEEEDEMRTIKDEEERTCMRADQEATEADIMRIIKVEEETDMSCGPQPAEEEAGRMKTIKKEECPWMISADGHNVWDNSKGRLISPPDGAAEDNGVTQCSPGGNPITGNTHHSLYHEERSPGPSKPEESSDLSHTITPNTHPEYHSTDRPHSEQSSSSNSLSDRQAGDKKFSCAECDKCFTRKSALREHQKIHTGERPHVCSECGKSFIRKQHLLLHQRTHSGERPFSCTECGKGFSQKGHLLQHQRIHTGEHPFTCTECGKSFIQKESLVTHQRNHTGEYPYTCPECGKGFTKKGILITHQKSHSGERPFKCPVCEKHFTGKGVLVQHQRIHSGEHPFKCPECGKKFTHKISLQKHQRIHTGERPFTCSECRKSFALKENLLRHQSIHTGKRPFTCSECGKSFTCKLYLKAHQRAHTGEMPCRCTQCGKGFRQKARLTIHMRTHIRERPFLCSDCGKHFIDEQDLLRHRKRHTGPFTCSECGKHYSEKRYLLKHLKRHAAEQSFICSECGKWFPRKSSLLTHQRRHTGERPFLCTKCGKRFIEKRCLRRHQSIHTGERPFVCSECGKCFAQKGTLLRHRKAHRGEGGASS